From the Montipora capricornis isolate CH-2021 chromosome 2, ASM3666992v2, whole genome shotgun sequence genome, one window contains:
- the LOC138038100 gene encoding proline-rich transmembrane protein 4-like — protein sequence MGDSHGDSEKPETVSPDHDFATWEKELWPEPHPEWNIALPEFDWMWFAHTYGFGGLFGLTALYSLFFLFWFRKMVFAKRKVHFVVTNLGLMFAGIGRSLGLLWDPYFSRDSSSPAQSLVTLILWGTATALITSAFSVMLLIVLETTKTGLGPPKMRNLPLLMAITSANIVYVVMSDTAVWFYPQARITIFVCHVVFSIWGFIISVGYLVAGLRIWRNLESSFHFGTGNDPCQVRDTKKLKRLFLFMSAASFFGLFTFSVSLYVSVGEFGIFAQGNYARHWPWFAIQTTMRVLELILTVLIFRIAFYNTKDCCPQDVKPEAWNVTAEFTLTLE from the coding sequence ATGGGTGACTCCCACGGAGACTCGGAAAAACCAGAGACGGTTTCACCGGATCATGATTTTGCCACCTGGGAGAAGGAACTTTGGCCCGAACCTCACCCCGAATGGAACATAGCATTACCAGAATTTGACTGGATGTGGTTCGCACATACCTACGGCTTTGGCGGTCTGTTTGGTCTCACAGCGCTGTACTcattattttttctattttggttTCGCAAGATGGTTTTTGCGAAACGAAAAGTTCATTTCGTGGTTACAAACCTCGGCCTGATGTTTGCAGGAATCGGGCGATCCCTCGGGTTATTATGGGATCCTTACTTTTCAAGAGATTCTTCCTCTCCGGCTCAGAGCTTGGTGACTTTGATTTTATGGGGCACTGCTACCGCGCTCATCACCTCAGCGTTTAGCGTAATGCTTTTGATCGTCCTGGAAACCACAAAGACTGGTTTAGGGCCTCCGAAAATGCGAAATCTTCCTTTGCTAATGGCGATCACTTCTGCTAATATTGTTTATGTGGTCATGTCGGATACTGCCGTGTGGTTTTACCCACAAGCTAGGATAACAATATTTGTATGCCATGTCGTTTTTTCAATTTGGGGCTTCATTATTTCTGTAGGATATCTTGTCGCAGGGTTGAGAATATGGCGGAATCTCGAGTCTTCATTCCATTTTGGCACGGGAAATGATCCGTGTCAAGTTCGAGATACTAAAAAACTCAAgagattgtttttgttcatgaGCGCTGCATCATTTTTTGGCTTGTTTACTTTTTCAGTTTCTCTGTATGTTAGCGTTGGCGAATTTGGAATTTTCGCGCAAGGAAATTACGCGAGACATTGGCCATGGTTCGCAATACAAACAACAATGAGAGTGTTAGAACTTATACTAACTGTTTTGATTTTTCGAATTGCTTTCTACAATACAAAAGATTGTTGTCCACAAGATGTCAAACCAGAGGCGTGGAATGTGACCGCTGAATTTACGTTGACTTTGGAATAG
- the LOC138038099 gene encoding zinc finger protein 442-like isoform X2 — protein sequence MADCLDSNDCRVSALNAHPVGSREITLYRDDQPLFKAECGITLGLLKLIYSSDDSFHGILLGVKGRLLNESVPCVVTFDSTALTQLEYDLIVQVPTAVNIQREACWEEQNSSSFQRSSIPRDASLLGGSCNLSRTEDISNTLVQSNLTERAPSGSQSSLGSSSYVQKDAYQCFPSTSSIPSAGSDMVQFRDGQLVNFAYADNARTELPDSTVQEFETGDADLNTQLAETRGDEEGAALDCHLDAEFHPEEFNFDLSLVVPFQTDKGTRWPCDRCGKDFCSSSHLKRHWILHTDFKPFKCKVCGKAFPFHWDLKKHTTSHTGEKPFKCELCDKSFNTQKERRNHKWLHTGKKEYECKVCHHEFSTVSNLNVHMRKHTGEKPYKCNYCPKTFYMLGHYQYHMRTHTGDKPYKCDICGKKFSFSHNLNEHRNVHTGERPYSCTQCDKKFTHRSTFKLHVSMHQGNQPYKCHVCSKSFIQSSNYHRHIDTHRKKEERVQKCELCGKELVSTRGMRKHRLMCVKRTVERANSHLAARKTSRPRLRGEFHCEHCPRVFTYSRRLEAHVTKKHPPSSENSSTKPSAVTKSDHDCRKSRKQNKRGEFRCEHCPKIFVYNRRLEAHIKQKHSSSSAESSTKAKTRRQFLKIQCSACGRRFGHKHRLREHQIKDHHQLAFQVSQSTSVSAPKSFDEANNNSREGGDLTGYPVGVVPRISHPHNSPVTAHPGSKETPKRYLHPDERNNANAGETGSEALSALRRLSAKIGIEAVVSRLQDKTLK from the exons ATGGCGGATTGCCTGGACAGTAACGACTGTCGAGTATCGGCTCTGAACGCTCATCCTGTGGGAAGCAGGGAG ATTACCTTGTACAGAGACGACCAACCTCTTTTTAAGGCAGAATGCGGTATAACGCTGGGACTACTGAAGCTCATTTATTCATCAGATGATAGTTTTCACGGAATTCTACTTGGTGTAAAGGGACGCCTATTAAACGAATCAGTGCCTTGTGTAGTGACATTCGACAGCACTGCACTCACTCAGCTGGAATATGATTTGATTGTTCAAG TGCCCACTGCAGTAAACATCCAAAGGGAAGCATGTTGGGAAGAACAAAACAGTTCAAGTTTTCAAAGATCATCCATCCCAAGGGATGCGAGCTTACTTGGAGGTTCTTGTAACCTAAGTCGCACAGAGGATATTTCAAACACCTTGGTTCAATCAAACCTTACAGAAAGAGCACCTTCAGGAAGTCAAAGTAGCTTAGGTTCTTCCAGTTATGTGCAAAAAGATGCCTACCAATGTTTCCCATCAACATCATCAATTCCATCTGCTGGATCAGACATGGTGCAGTTTCGTGATGGGCAGTTGGTGAACTTTGCTTACGCAGACAACGCAAGAACTGAGTTGCCAGATTCAACTGTCCAGGAATTTGAGACAGGAGATGCTGATTTAAACACTCAATTGGCTGAGACAAGAGGAGATGAGGAGGGAGCAGCTCTTGATTGTCATTTGGATGCTGAATTTCATCCGGAAGAATTCAATTTTGATTTAA GTTTAGTTGTTCCATTTCAAACTGACAAAGGTACACGTTGGCCATGTGATCGTTGTGGAAAGGACTTCTGTAGCTCCAGTCATCTCAAACGCCACTGGATTCTACACACTGACTTCAAGCCTTTTAAGTGTAAAGTGTGTGgcaaagcttttccatttcattGGGATTTAAAAAAACACACGACAAGCCACACTGGTGAGAAGCCCTTTAAGTGTGAACTCTGTGACAAGTCATTCAATACACAGAAAGAACGAAGGAATCACAAGTGGCTTCACACAG GAAAGAAAGAGTATGAATGTAAGGTGTGCCATCATGAATTTTCTACAGTTAGCAACTTGAATGTTCACATGAGAAAACACACGG GTGAGAAGCCATATAAATGCAATTACTGCCCTAAGACATTTTATATGTTGGGCCACTATCAATACCACATGCGCACTCACACGGGAGACAAACCTTACAAATGTGATATCTGCGGCAAAAAATTCAGTTTCTCTCACAACCTGAATGAGCACAGAAATGTACACACAGGGGAAAGGCCATACAG TTGTACCCAGTGCGACAAGAAATTCACTCATCGCTCCACCTTTAAGTTACACGTTTCGATGCACCAAGGCAACCAGCCATACAAGTGTCACGTCTGCTCAAAGTCATTTATCCAAAGCTCCAACTATCACAGGCATATTGACACACACAGGAAGAAGGAAGAGAGAGTGCAAAAATGTGAACTATGTGGCAAGGAGCTGGTGTCTACGCGAGGAATGCGGAAGCATCGCTTGATGTGCGTGAAAAGGACCGTCGAGCGCGCGAACTCACATCTTGCAGCGCGTAAGACATCTCGGCCGAGACTGCGAGGCGAGTTTCACTGCGAACACTGCCCGAGGGTTTTCACCTACAGTCGAAGATTAGAGGCACATGTCACCAAGAAACATCCTCCGTCATCCGAAAACAGTTCGACGAAACCGAGCGCCGTTACGAAAAGCGATCACGACTGTCGAAAGAGTCGCAAACAGAACAAACGGGGTGAGTTTCGTTGCGAACATTGCCCGAAAATTTTCGTGTATAACCGACGACTTGAGGCACATATAAAGCAGAAGCATTCTTCATCCTCCGCAGAAAGTTCAACAAAGGCGAAAACTCGTCGACAGTTTCTCAAAATTCAGTGCTCAGCTTGTGGAAGACGGTTTGGTCACAAACATCGACTACGAGAGCATCAGATTAAAGATCATCATCAGCTTGCATTTCAAG TTTCACAGTCGACCTCCGTTTCTGCACCAAAGTCGTTTGACGAAGCCAACAACAACTCACGTGAAGGTGGAGACTTGACGGGATATCCCGTAGGGGTAGTCCCGAGGATTTCACATCCCCATAACTCACCCGTTACCGCTCATCCCGGCAGCAAGGAGACCCCAAAGAGATATCTACATCCAGATGAACGAAACAATGCGAATGCGGGGGAAACAGGCTCCGAGGCTCTTTCAGCCCTGAGGCGACTCTCTGCCAAGATTGGAATCGAAGCAGTTGTCTCCCGGCTTCAAGATAAAACTTTAAAATGA
- the LOC138038099 gene encoding zinc finger protein 442-like isoform X1, with product MADCLDSNDCRVSALNAHPVGSREITLYRDDQPLFKAECGITLGLLKLIYSSDDSFHGILLGVKGRLLNESVPCVVTFDSTALTQLEYDLIVQAVPTAVNIQREACWEEQNSSSFQRSSIPRDASLLGGSCNLSRTEDISNTLVQSNLTERAPSGSQSSLGSSSYVQKDAYQCFPSTSSIPSAGSDMVQFRDGQLVNFAYADNARTELPDSTVQEFETGDADLNTQLAETRGDEEGAALDCHLDAEFHPEEFNFDLSLVVPFQTDKGTRWPCDRCGKDFCSSSHLKRHWILHTDFKPFKCKVCGKAFPFHWDLKKHTTSHTGEKPFKCELCDKSFNTQKERRNHKWLHTGKKEYECKVCHHEFSTVSNLNVHMRKHTGEKPYKCNYCPKTFYMLGHYQYHMRTHTGDKPYKCDICGKKFSFSHNLNEHRNVHTGERPYSCTQCDKKFTHRSTFKLHVSMHQGNQPYKCHVCSKSFIQSSNYHRHIDTHRKKEERVQKCELCGKELVSTRGMRKHRLMCVKRTVERANSHLAARKTSRPRLRGEFHCEHCPRVFTYSRRLEAHVTKKHPPSSENSSTKPSAVTKSDHDCRKSRKQNKRGEFRCEHCPKIFVYNRRLEAHIKQKHSSSSAESSTKAKTRRQFLKIQCSACGRRFGHKHRLREHQIKDHHQLAFQVSQSTSVSAPKSFDEANNNSREGGDLTGYPVGVVPRISHPHNSPVTAHPGSKETPKRYLHPDERNNANAGETGSEALSALRRLSAKIGIEAVVSRLQDKTLK from the exons ATGGCGGATTGCCTGGACAGTAACGACTGTCGAGTATCGGCTCTGAACGCTCATCCTGTGGGAAGCAGGGAG ATTACCTTGTACAGAGACGACCAACCTCTTTTTAAGGCAGAATGCGGTATAACGCTGGGACTACTGAAGCTCATTTATTCATCAGATGATAGTTTTCACGGAATTCTACTTGGTGTAAAGGGACGCCTATTAAACGAATCAGTGCCTTGTGTAGTGACATTCGACAGCACTGCACTCACTCAGCTGGAATATGATTTGATTGTTCAAG CAGTGCCCACTGCAGTAAACATCCAAAGGGAAGCATGTTGGGAAGAACAAAACAGTTCAAGTTTTCAAAGATCATCCATCCCAAGGGATGCGAGCTTACTTGGAGGTTCTTGTAACCTAAGTCGCACAGAGGATATTTCAAACACCTTGGTTCAATCAAACCTTACAGAAAGAGCACCTTCAGGAAGTCAAAGTAGCTTAGGTTCTTCCAGTTATGTGCAAAAAGATGCCTACCAATGTTTCCCATCAACATCATCAATTCCATCTGCTGGATCAGACATGGTGCAGTTTCGTGATGGGCAGTTGGTGAACTTTGCTTACGCAGACAACGCAAGAACTGAGTTGCCAGATTCAACTGTCCAGGAATTTGAGACAGGAGATGCTGATTTAAACACTCAATTGGCTGAGACAAGAGGAGATGAGGAGGGAGCAGCTCTTGATTGTCATTTGGATGCTGAATTTCATCCGGAAGAATTCAATTTTGATTTAA GTTTAGTTGTTCCATTTCAAACTGACAAAGGTACACGTTGGCCATGTGATCGTTGTGGAAAGGACTTCTGTAGCTCCAGTCATCTCAAACGCCACTGGATTCTACACACTGACTTCAAGCCTTTTAAGTGTAAAGTGTGTGgcaaagcttttccatttcattGGGATTTAAAAAAACACACGACAAGCCACACTGGTGAGAAGCCCTTTAAGTGTGAACTCTGTGACAAGTCATTCAATACACAGAAAGAACGAAGGAATCACAAGTGGCTTCACACAG GAAAGAAAGAGTATGAATGTAAGGTGTGCCATCATGAATTTTCTACAGTTAGCAACTTGAATGTTCACATGAGAAAACACACGG GTGAGAAGCCATATAAATGCAATTACTGCCCTAAGACATTTTATATGTTGGGCCACTATCAATACCACATGCGCACTCACACGGGAGACAAACCTTACAAATGTGATATCTGCGGCAAAAAATTCAGTTTCTCTCACAACCTGAATGAGCACAGAAATGTACACACAGGGGAAAGGCCATACAG TTGTACCCAGTGCGACAAGAAATTCACTCATCGCTCCACCTTTAAGTTACACGTTTCGATGCACCAAGGCAACCAGCCATACAAGTGTCACGTCTGCTCAAAGTCATTTATCCAAAGCTCCAACTATCACAGGCATATTGACACACACAGGAAGAAGGAAGAGAGAGTGCAAAAATGTGAACTATGTGGCAAGGAGCTGGTGTCTACGCGAGGAATGCGGAAGCATCGCTTGATGTGCGTGAAAAGGACCGTCGAGCGCGCGAACTCACATCTTGCAGCGCGTAAGACATCTCGGCCGAGACTGCGAGGCGAGTTTCACTGCGAACACTGCCCGAGGGTTTTCACCTACAGTCGAAGATTAGAGGCACATGTCACCAAGAAACATCCTCCGTCATCCGAAAACAGTTCGACGAAACCGAGCGCCGTTACGAAAAGCGATCACGACTGTCGAAAGAGTCGCAAACAGAACAAACGGGGTGAGTTTCGTTGCGAACATTGCCCGAAAATTTTCGTGTATAACCGACGACTTGAGGCACATATAAAGCAGAAGCATTCTTCATCCTCCGCAGAAAGTTCAACAAAGGCGAAAACTCGTCGACAGTTTCTCAAAATTCAGTGCTCAGCTTGTGGAAGACGGTTTGGTCACAAACATCGACTACGAGAGCATCAGATTAAAGATCATCATCAGCTTGCATTTCAAG TTTCACAGTCGACCTCCGTTTCTGCACCAAAGTCGTTTGACGAAGCCAACAACAACTCACGTGAAGGTGGAGACTTGACGGGATATCCCGTAGGGGTAGTCCCGAGGATTTCACATCCCCATAACTCACCCGTTACCGCTCATCCCGGCAGCAAGGAGACCCCAAAGAGATATCTACATCCAGATGAACGAAACAATGCGAATGCGGGGGAAACAGGCTCCGAGGCTCTTTCAGCCCTGAGGCGACTCTCTGCCAAGATTGGAATCGAAGCAGTTGTCTCCCGGCTTCAAGATAAAACTTTAAAATGA